The sequence TTGTTACCTATTCAAACGCAAGTTTTAAATGAACTTCAAAAAGTGATTTTACCAAATGAATTTAATAAATATATAAAAAGGATAAATTTTGATGATAAAAAATCAAAACCAGATTTAATTATATATACAACTAACAATGAAATTATGGCTAAATTTATCCAAACAAAATATGCTAATAAAATAGAATCAATTTATGAAGAAAAGACAGGAGTTAGACCAAAAGTTTTAATAACTTCAAAAAATAAAATTTTAGAAAAAAATTCATTACAAGAAAGTAAAGAACAAAAAAACAAAAAACCATCCTCAACATTGCTTATAGAATCATATAATTTTGAAAATTTTATAGTTGGTGATTCAAATAGATTTGCATATACTTGTTCTAAATTTGTGGCTCAAAACCTTGGAAAAGATTATAATCCACTATTTATTTATGGTCCTAGTGGGCTTGGTAAAACACACCTTCTTCAATCAATTGGAAATTATTGCATAAATAATCAAAAAATAGTAATATGTGTAACAAGTGAACAATTTATTAATGATTTTACTTTTCACTTAAGAAATACAAGTATGGAAAAATTTAAAAATAAATATAGAAATTGCGATCTTCTACTAGTTGATGATATTCAATTTTTAGGTAAAACAGATAAAATTCAAGAAGAATTTTTTAATACCTTTAATGAACTTAAACAAAAAGGTGGCCACATAGTTATGACTAGTGATAAACCACCTAAGTTTTTAAAAGGGTTTGAAGAAAGACTTCTTAGCCGTTTTGAATCAGGAATTATAGCAGATATAATACCACCAGAACTTGAAACTAAAATTGCAATTATTAAAAGAAAAAGCCAAGATAATAAAATAAATCTTGATAATAAAATTATAGAATATATAGCTACAAATATGGGAGATAATATTAGAGAAATAGAGAGTGCTTTAAATAAAATTAATGCCTTTTCAACTCTAATGAGAACTGAAATAACTCTTGAGTTTACAAAAAATGTTCTTCAAGATCAAATAAGAGAAAAAGCAGAATCTGTAACTTTAGAAAAAATAATAGCAATAATTTCAAAAGAGTTAAACATAAAACCAAGCGATATCAAAAGCAAAAGTAGAACTAAAAATATAGTTGAGGCAAGAAGAATAGGAATTTATCTCTCTAAAAAAATAACACTTAATTCAATGCCAGCAATTGCAAGCTTTTTTGGATTAAAAGATCATAGTGCAGTTAGTCATAATATTAAAAAAATAAAAACACTAATTGAAGATGATGAATACCTAAAAATCAAAATTGATGAATTAGAAAATAAAATTTTAAAAAAGGAAATAAGTGAAAACATGTGAATCAAAAAAAATTCTTAATAACTTAGCAAATTACGATATAATAGGCTTTAAAGGAGTTATTCACAAAATCAGTTCACTAACTACTAATACTAAAAAATTTAAATTTAAAAAAGGAATCTTATGAAATTTATCATAAATAAATCCATGCTAAGTAACATCATCATAAACACTAGTTCTTATATAGATAAAAAAGATGTAAGTTCAATAACATCTCATATATTTATTAGTGCTAAAGATGGAATCTTAAATATAAAAGCAACTGACCATGAAATTGGACTTGCATATAAAATTAAAAATATAAATATTCAAGTTGAAGGTGAAGCAACAGCTAATGGTACTACAATACTTAATATTATAAAAGGTTTAAAAGATGAAGATATTGTAGTTGAAACTATGAATAATTTTCTTTTTTTAAGGCAAAAAAGTGCTAAATTTAAACTTCCTATGTATAACTCTTTAGATTTTCCAAATTTTCCAACAATAAAAGAAAAGAAAAAATTTGTTATTGATTCATCAATGCTTGGAAGAAGTCTTAAAAAAATTATGCCAAATATTGATTCAAATAATCCAAACTATGCATTAAATGGTGCTTTAATAGATATTAAAGATGATTATATAAACTTAGTTGGAACAGATGGAAAAAGATTAGGACTTTACAAACTAGATACACCAACTGATAAAACTGAATACTCATTAATAATTCCTAAAAAAGCTATTAGTGAAATGCAAAAACTATTTTTTGATGATGTTGAGATATATTATGATGATAATATATTAGTTGCTGTTTGTGATAATTTTGAGTTTTATACAAAACTTATAAATAAAAAATTTCCAGATTATCAAAGAGTCATCCCAAAAGAATTTCATAGTTCTGTAATGCTTCAAAGAGATAAAATGCTTGAAGGAATTAAAACTATAAATATGATTTGTGATAGAATGACTATTACAATTAAGCCAAATTCAATTTTATTTGAAAGTATAAATGAAAATAATAACGAAGCAAAAACAGAGATAGAATCTCAAAATAATGTTATAAATGATATTATTATTAGGGTTACTAATAGATATATAATTGATTTTTTAAGTAGTATTGAAAGTAATGAGTTTAAGCTTGATTACAATAGTGTTGATGTTGCTTTTATGCTTAGCTCAGAAGAGCTTTTAAATATAATTATGCCAACGATAAATTAAAGGGTTAAAAAATATGGAAAAAAATTACGGTGCAGGTAATATAAAAGTTTTAAAAGGTCTTGAAGCAGTTAGAAAAAGACCTGGAATGTATATTGGTGATACAAATGTTAATGGACTTCATCATCTGATTTATGAAGTCGTTGATAACTCAATTGATGAGGCTATGGCTGGGTATTGTGATACAATTGATATAGAAATTACAAATGAGGGTTCGGTTGTAGTAAGTGATAATGGTCGTGGAATACCTGTTGAAATGCACCCTACTGAAAAAATTCCTGCTGCAACTGTTGTTTTAACAGTACTGCATGCTGGTGGTAAATTTGATAAAGATAGTTATAAAGTTAGTGGTGGTTTACATGGTGTTGGTGTAAGTGTTGTTAACGCCCTTTCAAAAAAACTAATTGTTACAATTAAAAAAGATGGGAATATTCATAGGCAAGAATTTGCAAAAGGTATACCAACTAGTAATCTTGAAATTATTAAAACAACAAATAGAACAGGAACTACTGTTGAGTTTTGGCCTGATGAAGAAATTTTTGAAACTACTGATTTTAATGGCGAAACTTTAATGAAAAGATTTAAAGAACTTGCATATTTAAATCCAAAAATAACTATAAATTTTAGTGATAATAGAGTTGGAATTAAAGAGAGTTTTCATTTTGAGGGTGGTTTAGAAAGTTTTGTAAATGATCTCAATAAAAAAGAGATAGTTGCAAAATCTGTGTCATTTAGTGATAAAATTGAAGATATTGAGGTTGATTTTGCACTTTTATATAATACATCCTATGTTGAAAATTCACTTTCATTTGTTAATAATATTAAAACTCCTGATGGTGGAACACATGAAGCTGGTTTTAGAGCAGGACTTACAAGAGCTATAACAAACTATGTTCAATTAAACGCAAGCGCTAGGGAAAAAGATACTAAGATAACTGGCGAAGATGTTAGAGAGGGATTAATAGCTATAGTTTCTGTAAAAGTTTCTGAACCTCAATTTGAAGGTCAAACAAAAGGAAAATTAGGATCTAGTTATGTAAGACCACTTGTTCAAAGGATGACTTTTGAAGTTTTAAGTAAATACTTTGAAGAAAATCCAAACGAAGCTAGAGCTATTATGAGTAAAGCTTTAATGGCTGCTCGTGGTAGAGAAGCTGCAAAAAGAGCTAGAGATTTAACTAGAAAA is a genomic window of Campylobacter blaseri containing:
- the dnaA gene encoding chromosomal replication initiator protein DnaA — protein: MQTQVLNELQKVILPNEFNKYIKRINFDDKKSKPDLIIYTTNNEIMAKFIQTKYANKIESIYEEKTGVRPKVLITSKNKILEKNSLQESKEQKNKKPSSTLLIESYNFENFIVGDSNRFAYTCSKFVAQNLGKDYNPLFIYGPSGLGKTHLLQSIGNYCINNQKIVICVTSEQFINDFTFHLRNTSMEKFKNKYRNCDLLLVDDIQFLGKTDKIQEEFFNTFNELKQKGGHIVMTSDKPPKFLKGFEERLLSRFESGIIADIIPPELETKIAIIKRKSQDNKINLDNKIIEYIATNMGDNIREIESALNKINAFSTLMRTEITLEFTKNVLQDQIREKAESVTLEKIIAIISKELNIKPSDIKSKSRTKNIVEARRIGIYLSKKITLNSMPAIASFFGLKDHSAVSHNIKKIKTLIEDDEYLKIKIDELENKILKKEISENM
- the dnaN gene encoding DNA polymerase III subunit beta — encoded protein: MKFIINKSMLSNIIINTSSYIDKKDVSSITSHIFISAKDGILNIKATDHEIGLAYKIKNINIQVEGEATANGTTILNIIKGLKDEDIVVETMNNFLFLRQKSAKFKLPMYNSLDFPNFPTIKEKKKFVIDSSMLGRSLKKIMPNIDSNNPNYALNGALIDIKDDYINLVGTDGKRLGLYKLDTPTDKTEYSLIIPKKAISEMQKLFFDDVEIYYDDNILVAVCDNFEFYTKLINKKFPDYQRVIPKEFHSSVMLQRDKMLEGIKTINMICDRMTITIKPNSILFESINENNNEAKTEIESQNNVINDIIIRVTNRYIIDFLSSIESNEFKLDYNSVDVAFMLSSEELLNIIMPTIN
- the gyrB gene encoding DNA topoisomerase (ATP-hydrolyzing) subunit B, with translation MEKNYGAGNIKVLKGLEAVRKRPGMYIGDTNVNGLHHLIYEVVDNSIDEAMAGYCDTIDIEITNEGSVVVSDNGRGIPVEMHPTEKIPAATVVLTVLHAGGKFDKDSYKVSGGLHGVGVSVVNALSKKLIVTIKKDGNIHRQEFAKGIPTSNLEIIKTTNRTGTTVEFWPDEEIFETTDFNGETLMKRFKELAYLNPKITINFSDNRVGIKESFHFEGGLESFVNDLNKKEIVAKSVSFSDKIEDIEVDFALLYNTSYVENSLSFVNNIKTPDGGTHEAGFRAGLTRAITNYVQLNASAREKDTKITGEDVREGLIAIVSVKVSEPQFEGQTKGKLGSSYVRPLVQRMTFEVLSKYFEENPNEARAIMSKALMAARGREAAKRARDLTRKKDNFSVGTLPGKLADCQSKDPEVSEIYLVEGDSAGGSAKQGRDRVFQAILPLKGKILNVEKSRLDKILNSEEIKNMITAFGCGIGEEYNEEKLRYHKIIIMTDADVDGSHIQTLLLTFFFRFLNPVIEKGYVYLAQPPLFKYKKGKKEIYLKDEKALNEFLIETGIDGVHFEGIGDRDLISYLKIVARYKMLLNELKNRYNLILAIRHMVENEDIIGLEYSEIFEVLKTFLESHNFNILNSYVSDDEIKIYVQTQSGLEELVINENLFTNPIFEEAIFIYNKIKSRDLKFDKDFLEVLEEIEKNAKKGAYIQRYKGLGEMNPEQLWDTTMNPENRRLLQIKIEDAQSASDTFNLFMGDEVEPRRNYIQDHAKDVKNLDV